The Camelina sativa cultivar DH55 chromosome 14, Cs, whole genome shotgun sequence genome includes a window with the following:
- the LOC104740313 gene encoding DEAD-box ATP-dependent RNA helicase 36, with protein MEEPTSEEGGGITIMAKSRKTPKPLEPIQSQKLDSDQNAPQFEKFTNPNPGSDTTSAANFEGLGLAEWAVETCKELGMRKPTPVQTHCVPKILAGRDVLGLAQTGSGKTAAFALPILHRFAEDPYGVYALVVTPTRELAFQLAEQFKALGSCLNLRCSVIVGGMDMLTQTRGLVSRPHIVITTPGRIKVLLENNPDVPPVFSRTKFLVLDEADRVLDVGFQDELRVIFQCLPKTRQTLLFSATMTSNLQTLLEHSSNKAYFYEAYEGLKTVDTLTQQYIYEDKDAKELYLVHILSQMEDKGIRSAMIFVSTCRTCQRLSLMLEELEVENAAMHSLNSQSVRLSALSRFKSGKVPILLATDVASRGLDIPTVDLVINYDIPRYPRDYVHRVGRTARAGRGGLAISFITQTDVKLLHGIEAEVGKKMEEYSYKKITDSLEVTKVSKAKRVAMMKMLDDGFEDKVKDRRKLKRKTLNDKGLFKKRSKRPKSTEN; from the exons ATGGAGGAACCAACGTCGGAGGAGGGAGGTGGTATCACCATCATGGCTAAATCCCGCAAAACCCCTAAACCCTTAGAACCAATCCAGTCTCAGAAACTTGATTCCGACCAGAATGCTCCTCAGTTTGAGAAATTCACAAATCCTAACCCTGGTTCCGACACCACATCCGCCGCTAATTTCGAAGGACTAGGATTAGCTGAGTGGGCAGTGGAAACGTGCAAGGAGCTTGGCATGCGTAAACCAACTCCAGTTCAGACTCACTGCGTGCCCAAGATATTGGCCGGGCGGGACGTCTTAGGTCTTGCTCAGACTGGTAGTGGTAAAACGGCGGCGTTTGCTCTTCCGATACTTCACCGCTTCGCTGAAGATCCTTATGGAGTCTACGCTCTTGTGGTGACGCCGACTAGAGAGCTGGCGTTTCAGCTCGCTGAGCAGTTCAAGGCTTTAGGCTCGTGTTTGAATTTGCGTTGCTCTGTGATTGTTGGAGGAATGGATATGTTGACCCAAACGAGGGGCTTGGTTTCACGACCTCATATCGTCATTACCACTCCCGGGAGAATTAAGGTTTTGCTTGAAAACAATCCTGATGTTCCTCCTGTTTTCTCTAGAACCAAG TTCTTAGTGCTGGACGAGGCGGATAGAGTTCTTGATGTTGGTTTCCAAGACGAGTTGCGGGTGATCTTTCAGTGTCTTCCGAAAACTAGACAAACTTTGTTGTTCTCTGCTACGATGACTAGTAACTTACAGACATTGCTCGAACATTCTTCAAACAAAGCTTATTTCTATGAAGCCTATGAAGGGTTGAAGACTGTTGACACTCTTACGCAGCAGTACATTTACGAAGACAAAGATGCTAAAGAATTGTATCTTGTGCACATTCTTTCGCAAATGGAAGACAAAGGCATTCGATCAGCTATGATTTTTGTCTCCACTTGCAG aACATGTCAAAGGTTAAGTCTTATGCTCGAAGAGCTTGAAGTGGAAAATGCAGCTATGCATTCTCTGAATTCTCAGTCTGTGCGACTATCTGCATTAAGTAGATTCAAGTCTGGGAAAGTACCGATTTTGCTTGCGACTGATGTTGCCAGCCGTGGATTGGACATTCCTACTGTTGACCTTGTCATCAATTATGACATTCCGAG ATATCCGAGGGATTATGTTCATCGTGTTGGGCGTACAGCTAGAGCTGGTAGAGGAGGACTGGCTATAAGCTTTATCACTCAG ACCGATGTGAAACTTCTCCATGGAATAGAAGCggaagttggaaaaaaaatggaagagtACAGCTACAAAAAAATCACAGACAGTTTAGAAGTCACTAAG GTGTCAAAAGCCAAAAGGGTGGCAATGATGAAGATGCTAGATGATGGATTCGAAGACAAGGTCAAAGACCGGAGGAAACTGAAACGTAAAACACTTAATGATAAAGGCTTGTTTAAGAAGCGGAGCAAAAGGCCAAAATCAACAGAAAATTGA